A single Brevundimonas sp. M20 DNA region contains:
- a CDS encoding NUDIX hydrolase: MFVRRVSNLMASDVIRTERAERRQVAALPWRRGADGIEILLVTSRETRRWVTPKGGRMPGLTDAEAAAVEALEEAGVEGTLGHEPLGTFRYLKMLKRRAPRWCVVSVYALEVTTVHDTWQEQGQRERVWMSTEQAAACVSEVDLADIIRKFRK, from the coding sequence GTGTTTGTTCGGCGGGTTTCCAACCTGATGGCCAGCGATGTGATCCGCACTGAACGCGCCGAGCGTCGTCAGGTGGCGGCCCTGCCGTGGCGGCGAGGGGCTGACGGGATCGAGATTCTGCTGGTCACATCGCGCGAGACCCGGCGCTGGGTCACGCCCAAGGGCGGCCGCATGCCGGGCCTGACCGACGCCGAAGCCGCCGCCGTCGAGGCTCTGGAGGAGGCCGGGGTTGAGGGCACGCTGGGCCATGAGCCGCTGGGCACCTTCCGCTACCTGAAAATGCTGAAGCGCCGGGCGCCACGCTGGTGCGTGGTCTCGGTCTATGCGCTGGAGGTCACGACGGTTCACGACACCTGGCAGGAACAGGGACAGCGGGAACGCGTGTGGATGTCGACGGAGCAGGCCGCGGCCTGTGTCTCCGAAGTCGATCTGGCGGATATCATTCGAAAATTTCGCAAATAG
- a CDS encoding DUF2059 domain-containing protein, giving the protein MFRLFAGLMLALTLMAAPAAVHAQIAAQPAPQTATQGEAAERLALANRFIVLIQGDQLAASMRQMMTTMMPENPNIPAEQNQIIREVTGEMIEVMMPRMFDAMAPIYADIFTVEELRALVAFYESDVGQSLVRKSAAAAPRMAEVAQAVIPGVMGEMADRLCDRLECSADQRRAVKAAMMQGYPAGG; this is encoded by the coding sequence ATGTTCAGATTGTTCGCGGGCCTGATGCTGGCCCTGACGCTCATGGCCGCGCCTGCGGCTGTTCACGCGCAGATCGCGGCCCAACCTGCGCCCCAGACGGCGACGCAGGGAGAGGCGGCCGAGCGTCTGGCGCTGGCGAACAGGTTCATCGTGCTGATCCAGGGAGACCAGCTGGCGGCCTCGATGCGCCAGATGATGACCACCATGATGCCGGAGAATCCGAACATTCCGGCCGAGCAAAATCAGATCATCCGGGAGGTCACCGGCGAAATGATCGAGGTCATGATGCCTCGCATGTTCGACGCCATGGCGCCGATCTATGCCGACATCTTCACGGTTGAGGAGCTGCGGGCGCTGGTGGCCTTCTACGAAAGCGACGTCGGTCAGTCGCTGGTCCGCAAGAGCGCCGCCGCGGCGCCGCGCATGGCTGAGGTGGCGCAAGCGGTCATCCCCGGCGTCATGGGCGAGATGGCCGACCGATTGTGCGACCGGCTGGAGTGCAGCGCGGATCAGAGACGCGCGGTGAAGGCCGCGATGATGCAGGGTTACCCGGCGGGCGGCTGA
- a CDS encoding DUF2059 domain-containing protein, with translation MRFISAGAAGLLAATCLIATPALAQQGERLIQVRPPTAERAPSPHQLELSRRYLELMLTDQFEGVIHEMLGEEMANDQSMQGLPDADRRFIVSLTAELTADMVPAMINEMVPVFATVFTEPELEAMVGFFDTPMGREIARKSMAVMPEANRAVMAVLPQMLEKMATRMCQHYGCTPAELQALRRDMRAGAGLTDDAVPSPAPSRSK, from the coding sequence ATGCGTTTCATTTCCGCTGGCGCCGCAGGCCTGCTGGCCGCGACCTGCCTGATCGCCACGCCGGCGTTGGCCCAGCAGGGCGAGCGCCTGATTCAGGTTCGCCCGCCTACGGCGGAGCGGGCGCCATCTCCGCATCAGCTGGAGTTGAGCCGTCGCTACCTCGAACTGATGCTGACCGACCAGTTCGAAGGCGTGATCCACGAGATGCTGGGCGAGGAGATGGCCAACGACCAGAGTATGCAGGGCCTGCCCGACGCTGATCGTCGCTTCATCGTCAGTCTGACGGCCGAGCTTACGGCCGACATGGTCCCGGCGATGATCAATGAGATGGTTCCGGTTTTCGCGACGGTTTTCACCGAGCCGGAGCTGGAAGCCATGGTCGGTTTCTTCGACACGCCCATGGGCCGGGAGATCGCGCGCAAGAGCATGGCGGTAATGCCGGAAGCGAACCGCGCGGTGATGGCTGTCCTGCCCCAGATGCTCGAGAAAATGGCGACCCGAATGTGCCAGCACTACGGGTGCACCCCCGCTGAATTGCAGGCGCTGCGTCGCGACATGCGGGCGGGCGCAGGCTTGACGGACGATGCGGTCCCGTCGCCGGCTCCGTCGCGCAGCAAGTAG
- a CDS encoding serine hydrolase, protein MRFLIFAAAAALALPAAAQTPAPATSPATRAMAAGYKALTVCSALKNAEAAGTTRTLESVEANELVGIYPELDALAREMPVEITEDGVSVVWDDAMPPRFAAYMRLSGCRILPVGSKGPRWHIDHEGFRTSGLPLELADPSGNAVGLDDAVSGAFDGEFGEGANTTAVIVLQNGRIVAERYAEGFGVDTPQRTWSVAKSLAGTIVGAAVQRGEVNVYARADIADWLSPADMDPRDYGDGDPRATITLDQLLRMASGLTSDTAGNRTDAIYFGGVGVDEQVTGWPLIAPPGTRFRYANNDILLAVMAIKPTFRAHPPLELFERLGMTDTVAETDWRGNYVLSSQVWSTARDLARFGQLYANNGVWEGERILPENWLEYVSTPSGPQPDGLQGYGATFWLMNRSEGIPPDTISANGNRGQYVIIVPSRNIVIVRRGEDPTGKRFDPIAFTRDVLAALDQGEIAPPA, encoded by the coding sequence ATGCGCTTCCTGATCTTCGCGGCGGCCGCCGCCCTCGCCCTGCCCGCCGCCGCCCAGACCCCGGCGCCCGCGACGTCCCCGGCCACCCGCGCCATGGCGGCGGGGTACAAGGCGTTGACGGTGTGCAGCGCCCTGAAGAATGCCGAGGCGGCGGGTACGACGCGGACGTTGGAGAGCGTCGAGGCCAACGAGCTCGTCGGGATCTATCCGGAGCTGGACGCGCTGGCGCGCGAGATGCCGGTCGAGATCACCGAGGACGGGGTCTCCGTCGTGTGGGATGACGCGATGCCTCCACGGTTTGCGGCCTACATGCGTCTTTCCGGGTGTCGCATTCTGCCTGTGGGGTCGAAGGGGCCGCGCTGGCATATCGATCACGAGGGTTTTCGGACGTCGGGCCTCCCGTTGGAACTGGCCGATCCCAGCGGAAATGCGGTGGGTTTGGATGACGCTGTCAGTGGCGCCTTCGACGGTGAGTTCGGAGAAGGCGCCAACACCACGGCGGTGATTGTTCTTCAGAACGGCCGGATCGTTGCGGAACGGTATGCCGAAGGCTTCGGCGTGGACACGCCCCAACGGACTTGGTCAGTGGCGAAGAGTCTGGCCGGAACGATCGTTGGAGCGGCGGTGCAACGCGGCGAGGTCAACGTATACGCCCGCGCCGACATCGCCGACTGGCTCTCTCCAGCGGATATGGACCCCCGGGATTACGGGGATGGTGATCCGCGCGCCACGATTACGCTCGACCAATTGCTGCGAATGGCCTCGGGCCTGACCAGCGACACGGCGGGGAACCGCACGGACGCCATCTATTTTGGCGGGGTCGGGGTAGACGAGCAGGTGACGGGCTGGCCACTGATCGCCCCGCCGGGGACGCGGTTCCGCTATGCCAACAACGATATTTTGCTGGCGGTGATGGCGATCAAGCCAACGTTCCGGGCTCATCCGCCGCTGGAACTGTTCGAACGTCTGGGGATGACTGACACGGTCGCCGAGACCGATTGGCGCGGGAACTATGTTCTCTCCAGCCAAGTCTGGAGCACAGCCCGCGACCTCGCCCGTTTCGGTCAGCTGTACGCCAATAACGGCGTCTGGGAGGGCGAGCGCATCCTGCCGGAGAACTGGCTGGAGTATGTCTCTACGCCCTCCGGGCCGCAGCCGGACGGCCTGCAGGGCTATGGCGCGACCTTCTGGCTGATGAACCGGTCGGAGGGCATTCCGCCGGACACCATCTCGGCCAACGGCAACCGGGGCCAGTACGTCATCATCGTGCCCAGCCGGAACATCGTCATCGTTCGCCGGGGCGAGGACCCGACCGGAAAGCGGTTCGATCCCATCGCCTTCACCCGCGACGTTCTGGCGGCGCTCGACCAAGGCGAAATCGCGCCGCCCGCTTGA
- a CDS encoding acyltransferase family protein gives MSTAPAQSMRRNDLDWIRVAAFGLLILYHVALVYAPYDWHIHSAHTFGWLHEALLLTNPWRLTLLFLVSGAALRFMTGRRSPAQTLRARAERLIPPLIFGALVLVPIQSFVEAIDKGGFTGNFADWLWHEFSPSGLANGVPVNHLWFIVYIAVYSLITIGLMTRPTLMARTESWLARNMTGWRLVVIPLAYLVVIRIVLFPTFGITNKLTWDFYNHFLSLGAFLFGFLIVRQDAFWAELERKRRLFAVIALIALPIMMLQAWHPGGATWFGIPRALVFAIDQWAMIAALLGYASRYLRNTKGPALPYLVDATFPLYLAHQTVLVVAMWFIRPADLPAPIEAACLVGVTFGVSLLIYEIVRRIPLIRPIWGLKPFPVPEGRAKYHRRRRLLWIGMAAPVLALAAVLIGVATWPGFNHATQYLSELGGASAPLPLIFNGGVFIAGGMCIAAGVGFGLAIHALTGGRVVAALTAAVFILAGIGLSASSLYPWPDPRHMAINLGLGIQLAPLLLLWGLWKHMDLRRLKIFLLVVFVAMAVLTVLTKHLVLPGTVNDANVGWWERAYAIILVGWVGVAAWVLDRRLKAHAGAATEAE, from the coding sequence GTGTCCACCGCCCCCGCCCAAAGTATGCGTCGCAATGATCTGGACTGGATCCGGGTCGCGGCCTTCGGCCTGCTGATCCTGTATCATGTGGCCCTGGTCTATGCGCCGTACGACTGGCACATCCACAGCGCCCACACATTCGGCTGGCTGCATGAAGCGCTGCTGCTGACCAATCCCTGGCGGCTGACCCTGCTGTTCCTCGTCTCGGGCGCGGCCCTGCGCTTCATGACCGGACGGCGCTCTCCGGCACAGACCCTGCGCGCCCGAGCGGAGCGACTGATTCCCCCGCTGATCTTCGGCGCACTGGTGCTGGTGCCGATCCAGTCCTTTGTGGAGGCCATCGACAAGGGCGGCTTCACCGGCAATTTCGCCGACTGGCTGTGGCATGAGTTCAGCCCGTCAGGCCTCGCCAACGGGGTGCCGGTCAATCACCTGTGGTTCATCGTCTACATCGCGGTCTACAGCCTGATCACCATCGGCCTGATGACCCGCCCGACCCTGATGGCGAGGACCGAGTCCTGGCTGGCGCGGAACATGACCGGGTGGCGGCTGGTCGTGATACCTCTGGCCTATCTGGTTGTGATCCGGATCGTGCTGTTCCCGACCTTCGGCATCACCAACAAGCTGACGTGGGATTTCTACAACCACTTCCTGTCGCTGGGGGCCTTCCTGTTCGGCTTCCTGATCGTGCGGCAGGATGCGTTCTGGGCCGAGCTTGAACGCAAACGGCGCCTGTTCGCCGTGATCGCCCTGATCGCCCTGCCGATCATGATGCTGCAGGCGTGGCACCCGGGCGGCGCGACGTGGTTCGGCATTCCGCGCGCGCTCGTCTTCGCCATCGACCAGTGGGCGATGATCGCCGCCCTCCTGGGCTACGCCAGCCGCTATCTGCGTAACACCAAAGGGCCGGCGCTGCCCTACCTCGTGGATGCGACCTTCCCCCTCTATCTGGCGCACCAGACCGTGCTGGTCGTGGCGATGTGGTTCATCCGCCCCGCCGACCTGCCGGCCCCGATCGAGGCGGCCTGTCTGGTCGGCGTCACCTTCGGCGTCAGCCTGCTGATCTACGAGATCGTGCGCCGTATCCCGTTGATCCGCCCGATCTGGGGGCTGAAGCCCTTTCCGGTCCCGGAGGGTCGCGCGAAATACCACCGCCGCCGTCGCCTGCTGTGGATCGGCATGGCGGCGCCGGTGCTGGCGCTGGCCGCCGTGCTGATCGGGGTCGCGACCTGGCCGGGCTTCAATCACGCGACCCAGTACCTCAGCGAACTGGGCGGCGCCTCGGCCCCGCTGCCGCTGATCTTCAACGGCGGGGTCTTCATCGCCGGCGGTATGTGCATCGCGGCCGGCGTGGGCTTCGGCCTGGCGATCCACGCCCTGACCGGCGGCCGCGTCGTGGCGGCCCTGACCGCCGCGGTCTTCATTCTGGCGGGGATCGGCCTGTCGGCTTCCAGCCTCTATCCGTGGCCCGACCCACGGCACATGGCGATCAACCTCGGCCTGGGCATCCAGCTTGCGCCCCTGCTGCTGCTGTGGGGTCTGTGGAAGCACATGGACCTGCGCCGCCTGAAGATTTTCCTGCTGGTCGTCTTCGTCGCCATGGCGGTTCTGACGGTGCTCACCAAGCATCTGGTCTTGCCCGGCACGGTCAATGACGCCAATGTCGGCTGGTGGGAGCGCGCCTACGCGATCATCCTCGTCGGATGGGTGGGAGTCGCCGCCTGGGTGCTGGATCGCCGACTCAAGGCGCATGCCGGGGCTGCGACAGAGGCCGAGTGA
- a CDS encoding M3 family oligoendopeptidase has protein sequence MNAPFKTPVDSLDAPVWDLSDLYASREDARIETDLERARALVAELNRLQGQLAAAQTDPALLGQRLDRVITLYEQASDVLGALGAYAFLAASTNRNDAGAQGFEATVREKLTAIATPTVWVTLEINQLDDDAVEAALKAYPAAARWSPWLRRTRAMKPHELSQELETFLAERGPISAQWPRLFDETLAAMKVKAGKDELTLAEALNRLSDPKEARRKAAAQGLDEALAARASTMALVLNTVAADKALEDKWRGFKRPADGRHLSNEVHGESVDAMAEAVTAAYPVLSHRYYALKAKVLGKAKLDQWDRNAPLETTAPRGYDWSAGKALVLDSFGDLGGDFAGRAQGFFDRPWIDGKARPGKQSGAYAHPVTSDRHPYVFLNWMGERRDVLTLAHELGHGVHQTLAAGQGSLLADTPLTLAETASIFAEGLTFDRLLKTAPEAEKRGLLAGRIEDGLNTVVRQIAFHRFETRFHDERAKGEVPVERIGEIWLEEMGASLGPAVTLNPGYEHWWSYVSHFVHSPFYVYAYAFGDLLVAALMETRAKDPQAFTPLYRELLAGGGSKGYVEALAPFGLNPRDPAFWAIGTKRLERLIDQFEALV, from the coding sequence ATGAACGCCCCCTTCAAGACCCCCGTCGATTCGCTGGACGCCCCCGTCTGGGATTTGTCCGACCTGTACGCCTCTCGCGAGGACGCCCGCATCGAAACCGATCTGGAGCGCGCGCGGGCGCTGGTCGCCGAGTTGAACAGACTGCAAGGGCAGTTGGCGGCGGCGCAGACCGATCCGGCGCTGCTGGGACAGCGGCTGGACCGGGTCATCACCCTGTATGAGCAGGCGTCGGATGTTCTGGGTGCGCTGGGGGCCTACGCCTTCCTGGCCGCCTCGACCAACCGCAATGACGCGGGCGCGCAGGGCTTTGAAGCCACGGTGCGCGAGAAGCTGACGGCCATCGCCACCCCGACCGTCTGGGTCACGCTGGAGATCAACCAACTGGACGACGATGCGGTCGAGGCCGCGCTGAAGGCGTATCCGGCCGCCGCCCGCTGGAGTCCCTGGCTGCGCCGGACGCGGGCGATGAAGCCGCACGAGCTGTCTCAGGAGCTGGAGACCTTTCTGGCCGAGCGTGGGCCGATCAGCGCCCAGTGGCCGCGCCTGTTCGATGAGACGCTGGCGGCCATGAAGGTGAAGGCGGGCAAGGATGAACTGACTCTCGCCGAGGCGCTGAACCGGCTGTCGGACCCGAAGGAAGCGAGGCGCAAGGCCGCCGCGCAGGGGCTGGATGAGGCGCTGGCCGCTCGCGCCTCGACCATGGCGCTGGTGCTGAACACCGTGGCCGCCGACAAGGCGCTGGAAGATAAATGGCGCGGCTTCAAACGCCCCGCTGACGGCCGCCATCTTTCCAATGAGGTGCATGGCGAATCCGTCGACGCGATGGCCGAGGCCGTGACCGCCGCCTATCCGGTGCTGTCGCATCGCTACTACGCCCTGAAGGCGAAGGTGCTGGGCAAGGCGAAGCTGGACCAGTGGGATCGCAACGCCCCGCTGGAGACCACGGCGCCGCGTGGATACGACTGGTCGGCGGGCAAGGCGCTGGTGCTGGACAGCTTTGGTGATCTGGGCGGCGATTTCGCCGGTCGGGCGCAGGGCTTCTTCGACAGGCCGTGGATCGACGGCAAGGCGCGTCCGGGCAAGCAGTCGGGCGCCTACGCCCATCCGGTGACCTCGGACCGGCACCCCTATGTGTTTCTGAACTGGATGGGCGAGCGGCGGGACGTGCTGACGCTGGCGCATGAGCTGGGTCATGGCGTGCACCAGACGCTGGCGGCGGGGCAGGGCAGCCTGCTGGCCGATACGCCCCTGACACTGGCCGAGACCGCCTCGATCTTCGCCGAGGGCCTGACCTTCGACCGCTTGCTGAAGACGGCTCCTGAGGCGGAGAAGCGCGGCCTGTTGGCCGGGCGGATCGAGGACGGGTTGAACACCGTGGTGCGCCAGATCGCCTTCCACCGCTTCGAGACCCGCTTCCACGACGAGCGGGCGAAGGGCGAAGTCCCGGTCGAGCGGATCGGCGAGATCTGGCTGGAGGAGATGGGTGCCAGTCTGGGCCCGGCGGTGACGCTGAACCCGGGGTACGAGCACTGGTGGAGCTATGTCAGCCACTTCGTCCACTCGCCGTTCTACGTCTATGCCTACGCCTTCGGCGACCTGCTGGTGGCGGCGTTGATGGAGACGCGGGCGAAGGACCCGCAGGCCTTCACGCCCCTGTACCGTGAGCTTCTCGCGGGCGGCGGGTCCAAGGGCTATGTCGAGGCGCTGGCCCCGTTCGGCCTCAACCCGCGCGATCCGGCCTTCTGGGCCATCGGGACCAAGCGGCTGGAGCGGCTGATCGACCAGTTCGAGGCGCTGGTCTGA
- a CDS encoding helix-turn-helix domain-containing protein, whose amino-acid sequence MQEGTEISSGHPGETAPAFERGDVHAAECPTRQLLDRIADKWTTLLLTTLDEEPMRFNALKRRIGGVSQKMLSQTLRQMERDGLATRHVEPTVPVSVTYEITPLGRTLVTALSPMIDWAETRMSDVDAARRAYDARTL is encoded by the coding sequence ATGCAAGAAGGCACCGAAATCTCATCTGGTCACCCAGGCGAAACCGCCCCGGCGTTTGAGCGGGGCGATGTCCATGCCGCTGAATGTCCGACCCGGCAGTTGCTGGACCGGATCGCGGACAAGTGGACGACCCTGTTGCTGACGACGCTCGACGAGGAGCCGATGCGGTTCAATGCGCTGAAGCGAAGGATCGGCGGGGTGTCGCAGAAGATGCTCAGCCAGACCTTGCGCCAGATGGAGCGGGACGGGCTGGCGACCCGCCATGTCGAGCCGACCGTTCCGGTCAGCGTGACTTATGAGATCACGCCATTGGGGCGTACACTGGTCACGGCTCTTTCGCCGATGATCGATTGGGCGGAGACCCGCATGTCGGATGTGGACGCAGCGCGCAGGGCCTACGACGCGCGGACCCTGTGA
- a CDS encoding DUF2059 domain-containing protein: MRFLALLITVLSLCAGPVLAQDAPDAARQHQLDLAGRYLHLTQGADSTKLLREYIEAGYGEMDLPDDQRTWLADQFTVIFDEALTMAITEVRAEVADTFTAAELEAVVAFYETPMGRSIARKNLEAGMALQQAMMPHLLTSATAMGEKFCLRFDCEAMGDAAAKSRR; encoded by the coding sequence ATGCGGTTTCTGGCTCTTCTGATCACGGTTCTGTCGCTGTGCGCGGGACCGGTGCTGGCGCAGGATGCGCCTGACGCCGCGCGCCAACATCAGCTGGATCTGGCGGGGCGTTACCTGCATCTGACGCAGGGCGCGGACTCCACCAAGTTGCTGCGCGAGTATATCGAGGCAGGCTACGGCGAAATGGATCTGCCGGATGATCAGCGGACCTGGCTGGCGGACCAGTTCACCGTAATCTTCGATGAGGCCCTGACCATGGCCATCACCGAGGTCCGGGCCGAGGTGGCGGACACCTTCACAGCGGCTGAACTGGAGGCGGTGGTGGCCTTCTACGAGACGCCCATGGGACGCTCGATCGCTCGCAAGAACCTGGAAGCGGGGATGGCCCTGCAGCAGGCGATGATGCCTCATCTCCTGACCAGCGCGACCGCGATGGGCGAGAAATTCTGTCTTCGGTTCGACTGCGAGGCCATGGGCGATGCGGCGGCCAAATCCCGCCGCTGA
- a CDS encoding NAD(P)-dependent oxidoreductase encodes MKIVVLGASGRAGSEITREAAARGHTVTAIARKPEAIPTADGVTAVAGDASDAAALAPLLKGADAVISALHFDVPAETLLAALREAGVPRLLVTGGAASLEVAPGVRVIDTPEFPEEWKVFAQGGITFLDHLRGVSDVDWTFFSPAALIEETPRLGHYRTDTDTLVVDEKGESRISFADYAIAMIDELEQPKHSRARFTAAY; translated from the coding sequence ATGAAGATCGTCGTCCTGGGCGCCAGCGGCCGCGCCGGCTCGGAAATCACTAGGGAAGCCGCCGCGCGCGGCCACACCGTCACCGCCATCGCCCGCAAGCCCGAGGCCATCCCGACTGCCGACGGCGTCACCGCTGTCGCCGGGGATGCGTCGGACGCCGCTGCCCTCGCGCCCCTGCTCAAGGGCGCGGACGCCGTCATCAGCGCCCTGCATTTCGACGTCCCGGCCGAGACCCTGCTCGCTGCGCTGCGTGAGGCAGGCGTGCCCCGCCTGCTGGTCACCGGCGGCGCCGCCAGCCTTGAAGTCGCCCCCGGCGTCCGCGTCATCGATACGCCGGAGTTCCCCGAAGAATGGAAGGTCTTCGCCCAGGGCGGCATCACCTTCCTGGATCATCTGCGGGGCGTCAGCGACGTGGACTGGACCTTCTTCTCCCCGGCCGCCCTCATCGAGGAGACCCCGCGCCTGGGCCACTACCGCACCGACACCGACACCCTCGTGGTCGATGAGAAGGGCGAAAGCCGCATCAGCTTCGCCGACTACGCCATCGCCATGATCGACGAGCTGGAGCAGCCGAAGCACAGCCGCGCCCGTTTCACCGCCGCCTACTGA
- a CDS encoding aa3-type cytochrome c oxidase subunit IV, translating to MADPHAHDDYVRGSMEIQEQKSTYDLFMVLSKYGSLGIAVLLTFLTIGFMYDGSLLVGAGAAIVLLAVGIFFLRSPKKH from the coding sequence ATGGCTGATCCTCACGCACACGACGACTACGTTCGCGGCAGCATGGAAATCCAGGAGCAGAAGTCGACCTACGACCTGTTCATGGTCCTGTCGAAGTATGGCTCGCTGGGCATTGCCGTCCTGCTGACCTTCCTGACGATCGGCTTCATGTACGACGGCAGCCTGCTGGTCGGCGCCGGCGCGGCGATCGTCCTGCTGGCCGTGGGCATATTCTTCCTGCGTTCGCCGAAGAAGCACTGA
- the mdoH gene encoding glucans biosynthesis glucosyltransferase MdoH has protein sequence MTHQAIRIDAANAPEGLDERPAWTWLPEEAPLAMPRQSLNSWDATPDVPTPVTSPVNVGGRRLLLTALTAFVTALALIAPVALFARHGFDALELVSLSVFAILITAIGCWFSSAAIGFWVLLTGREQDDLSFAPHPPEPTQRTALLMPLYNEDARAAFARLAVIDNSLARLGVSDAFDIFVLSDSTKAEAADQERQAYLGFRAHAHSRVFYRRREKNIERKCGNLAEWTHRFGAAYPFMLVLDADSTMAGETIMRMVDAMERNPGIGLLQTTPTIIKGQTLFARVSQFSVRLYGRVAAAGLAWWAGSEGSYWGHNAILRTEAFASTAHLPILPGREPFGGAILSHDTVEAALLRRAGWAVHVTAALDGSCEETPATMLDFIQRDHRWCQGNMQHLGLLKTRSMTVMNRVQMAMGFMAYFSSPLWLASLVAGMVIQLQYPTDWSSFAYLLNPEFSPFMLATLLSGVLLIGPKVMGGLLVLSRPRERRAFGGGKRIAKGMAMEIFLSALIAPIMMVANTKAIIQIASGHDAGWKAQDRDADGVSWRDAFRAMRWQMATGLLFCVGLCFRPDLVTWFAPVVLPLLFSAPLVVLTSRRRLGDAAAKAGYLAVPDEAGVSVSTIPSAPQASALRAVAGV, from the coding sequence ATGACCCATCAAGCGATCCGGATCGACGCCGCCAACGCCCCTGAAGGCCTTGACGAGCGTCCGGCCTGGACCTGGCTGCCCGAGGAAGCCCCTCTGGCCATGCCGCGTCAGTCCCTGAACAGCTGGGACGCCACCCCTGACGTCCCCACGCCCGTGACCTCGCCCGTCAACGTCGGCGGCCGTCGCCTGCTGCTCACCGCCCTGACCGCTTTTGTTACAGCCCTGGCCCTGATCGCGCCGGTGGCCCTGTTCGCGCGCCATGGCTTCGACGCGCTGGAACTGGTGTCGCTGAGCGTCTTCGCGATTCTCATCACCGCCATCGGTTGCTGGTTCTCCAGCGCCGCCATCGGTTTCTGGGTGCTGCTGACCGGCCGCGAACAGGACGACCTGAGCTTCGCCCCGCATCCGCCCGAGCCGACCCAGCGCACCGCCCTGCTGATGCCGCTGTATAACGAGGACGCCCGCGCGGCCTTCGCGCGTCTGGCCGTGATCGACAACTCACTCGCCCGCCTCGGCGTCTCGGACGCCTTCGACATCTTCGTGCTGAGCGACTCGACCAAGGCCGAGGCCGCCGATCAGGAACGTCAGGCCTATCTGGGCTTCCGCGCCCACGCCCACAGCCGCGTCTTCTATCGCCGCCGTGAGAAGAATATCGAGCGCAAGTGCGGCAACCTGGCCGAATGGACCCACCGCTTCGGCGCCGCCTATCCGTTCATGCTGGTGCTGGACGCCGACTCGACCATGGCCGGTGAGACCATCATGCGCATGGTCGACGCCATGGAGCGCAATCCGGGCATCGGCCTGCTGCAGACCACGCCGACCATCATCAAGGGTCAGACCCTGTTCGCTCGCGTGTCGCAGTTCAGCGTGCGCCTGTACGGTCGCGTCGCCGCCGCTGGTCTGGCCTGGTGGGCCGGTTCGGAAGGCAGCTACTGGGGCCACAACGCCATCCTGCGCACCGAGGCTTTCGCCTCGACCGCCCACCTGCCGATCCTGCCGGGTCGCGAGCCGTTCGGCGGCGCCATCCTGAGCCACGACACCGTCGAGGCCGCCCTGCTGCGCCGCGCCGGCTGGGCCGTGCACGTCACCGCCGCCCTGGACGGCAGCTGTGAAGAAACCCCGGCCACCATGCTGGACTTCATCCAGCGCGACCACCGCTGGTGCCAGGGCAACATGCAGCACCTGGGTCTGCTGAAGACCCGCAGCATGACCGTCATGAACCGCGTTCAGATGGCCATGGGCTTCATGGCCTACTTCTCCTCTCCCCTGTGGCTGGCGTCGCTGGTCGCCGGCATGGTGATCCAGCTGCAGTACCCGACCGACTGGTCGTCGTTCGCCTACCTGCTGAATCCCGAGTTCTCGCCCTTCATGCTGGCCACCCTGCTGTCGGGCGTGCTGCTGATCGGACCCAAGGTCATGGGCGGCCTGCTGGTTCTCAGCCGTCCGCGCGAGCGCCGCGCCTTCGGCGGCGGCAAACGCATCGCCAAGGGCATGGCCATGGAAATCTTCCTGTCGGCCCTGATCGCTCCGATCATGATGGTCGCCAACACCAAGGCCATCATCCAGATCGCCTCCGGCCACGACGCCGGCTGGAAGGCCCAGGACCGCGACGCCGACGGCGTCAGCTGGCGCGACGCCTTCCGCGCCATGCGCTGGCAGATGGCCACGGGCCTGCTGTTCTGCGTCGGTCTGTGCTTCCGCCCGGATCTCGTCACCTGGTTCGCCCCGGTGGTCCTGCCTCTGCTGTTCTCGGCTCCGCTGGTGGTCCTGACCTCGCGTCGCCGTCTGGGCGACGCCGCCGCCAAGGCCGGCTATCTGGCTGTCCCGGACGAGGCGGGCGTCAGCGTCAGCACCATCCCCAGCGCCCCGCAGGCTTCCGCCCTGCGCGCCGTCGCCGGGGTCTGA